The following DNA comes from Pseudomonas triticicola.
GTATTTGCCAAACGCATCGAGAATCACCAGGGCGACCGGACGGTTGCCCATCTTCGTCACCAGCACCAGGCAATGGCCGGCCGGATTGGTGAAGCCGGTCTTGGTGATCTTGATGTCCCAATCGGCCTTGTTGACCAAGTGGTCGGTATTGCGGAAGCCCAGCGTGTAGTTGGGCTTGCGGAACGCCACGGTCTTTTCCTTGGTGGTGGTCAGTTGCACCAGAAGCGGTTGCTTGTGCGCAGCCACCAGCAGTTTGCTCAGGTCTCGGGCGGTGGAAACGTTGCGCTCCGACAGGCCGGTCGGCTCGACAAAGTGCGTGCTGGTCATGCCCAGCGCCTTGGCCTGGGCGTTCATTGCCGCGATAAAAGCAGCGTAGCCGCCCGGATAATGATGGGCGAGGCTGGCGGCAGCGCGGTTTTCCGAGGACATCAAAGCGATCAACAGCATCTCGCGGCGCGGCAGCTCACTCTTGAGTTTGACCCGGGAGAACACGCCCTTCATTTCCGGAGTGTTCCTGATGTCGACATCGATCCATTCGTCCATGTTCTGTCGAGCTTCTACCACGACCAGGCCAGTCATCAGCTTGCTGACGGAAGCGATCGGCACGATCACGTCAGGGTTGCTGGAATAGATGACTTTGTTGGTCTGCATATCCATGAGCAGGGCGCTGCCGGACGCGATCTTCAATGTCGAAGCGTCACGTGGGACAGCGGTGGTTTCCGCAGCGTTGATCGTTGG
Coding sequences within:
- the pbpG gene encoding D-alanyl-D-alanine endopeptidase, which translates into the protein MKIRLSILSLLFAVTGTFITPTINAAETTAVPRDASTLKIASGSALLMDMQTNKVIYSSNPDVIVPIASVSKLMTGLVVVEARQNMDEWIDVDIRNTPEMKGVFSRVKLKSELPRREMLLIALMSSENRAAASLAHHYPGGYAAFIAAMNAQAKALGMTSTHFVEPTGLSERNVSTARDLSKLLVAAHKQPLLVQLTTTKEKTVAFRKPNYTLGFRNTDHLVNKADWDIKITKTGFTNPAGHCLVLVTKMGNRPVALVILDAFGKYTHFADASRIRSWVETGRSASVPAVAQQYKADKNLKSRQSGVVEAAK